TGACCACGTTGCGAGGTCTTGCCCCAGCCACTACCGGTACCACGACCGATACGTTGGCGACGCTTGTTCTTCTGAACGCCTTGATTAATTTCGTGCAAACTCATTAGACGGCCACTCCTCGCAGGCGTTGAATTTCATCCTTGGTTCGGAGCTGTTCCAGGGCATTCATGGTGGCTTTCACCAGAACGACCGGATTGGTCGAACCGAAGCTCTTGGTTAGCACGTCGTGAAGACCGGCTGCTTCGCAGACGGCACGGACCGACGCACCAGCAATGATACCCGTACCAGGGTGAGCCGGAAGCATGATAACTTGACCAGCGCCGAAACGACCGATTACCTGGTGAGGAATGCTACCCTCGGTCACAGGAACTTCGATCATCTTACGTTCGGCTTGCTTCACCGCTTTTTGCACGCTTGGTGGAACTTCGTTGGCTTTACCATAGCCCCAACCGACGCGGCCCTTGCCATCGCCAATGACGACCATCGCAGCAAAGCTGAATCGACGACCACCCTTAACCACGGCAGCACAGCGTTTGATCTTGACGACCTTTTCGACGAATCCGCCTTTGCCAGAATCTTTCGCCACTGTATCGGCTCTCCCGTTTGGATGTTGCCAATCCGATGCGGATTAGCGATTCCCAACGCTGTTAGTACTTATGTTCGTTTAGAAGTCCAAACCACCTTCACGAGCGGCCGCGGCAAGCGCTGCGACGCGACCGTTGTAGCGAAAGTGGCCACGATCGAAGCAAACCTGCTTCAATCCGGCTGCC
The genomic region above belongs to Blastopirellula marina and contains:
- the rpsE gene encoding 30S ribosomal protein S5, which produces MAKDSGKGGFVEKVVKIKRCAAVVKGGRRFSFAAMVVIGDGKGRVGWGYGKANEVPPSVQKAVKQAERKMIEVPVTEGSIPHQVIGRFGAGQVIMLPAHPGTGIIAGASVRAVCEAAGLHDVLTKSFGSTNPVVLVKATMNALEQLRTKDEIQRLRGVAV